Proteins encoded in a region of the Flammeovirga yaeyamensis genome:
- a CDS encoding TlpA family protein disulfide reductase produces the protein MKRITFLIILAFLSSCSTKPTTKDFLSEVLTNLEGIESVSYISKEEGWLPSDTVPSITFSQYTESYRNPSDSTIGSKFLKFDTKDKKHLKVGYDGEMQVSINDESKFVVQDKFDNKKMTFRVVIAPFYNYNESIIRYILNNNDSTSLIKEDLDDEIHIKLTINEDNFVEFFGKPEYLPPYSELDDPTSIYEIWIDKKTKLPTKVRREMSHDITVSKILDYDINKLDKDKFNMTNHYPNDYAVFELNQLKNFKDPQVLLGKKAPDWILENDKKQSVSLSELNSKVVLLQFTSVTCAPCKKSIPYLEKLSKDYPKNDFDLVAIECSSDNLRVIDNYIHKNNFNYKFLMSSKDIMKDYSVSMFPVFFILDENKTVKKVIRGFGGKITDQEIRNEIENMI, from the coding sequence ATGAAACGAATTACTTTTTTAATTATTCTTGCTTTTCTTTCTTCTTGTTCAACTAAACCAACAACTAAAGACTTTTTGAGTGAGGTTTTGACAAACTTGGAGGGTATTGAGAGCGTAAGCTATATATCTAAAGAGGAAGGCTGGCTACCCAGTGATACTGTTCCTTCTATTACATTTTCTCAATATACAGAGTCCTATCGAAACCCCTCTGATTCAACAATTGGATCTAAATTTTTGAAATTTGACACAAAAGATAAAAAACATCTTAAAGTCGGTTATGATGGAGAAATGCAGGTATCAATTAATGATGAATCAAAATTTGTTGTCCAGGATAAATTTGATAATAAGAAGATGACTTTTAGAGTCGTAATAGCCCCTTTTTATAATTATAATGAGAGTATTATAAGATATATTTTGAATAATAATGATTCGACAAGTCTTATCAAAGAAGATTTAGATGATGAAATACATATCAAATTAACTATAAACGAAGATAACTTTGTTGAATTTTTCGGTAAACCTGAATACCTTCCTCCTTACTCAGAGTTAGATGATCCAACGTCTATATATGAAATATGGATTGATAAGAAAACGAAATTACCTACTAAAGTAAGAAGAGAAATGTCTCATGATATTACTGTAAGTAAAATACTTGATTATGATATTAATAAACTTGATAAAGATAAATTTAACATGACTAATCATTACCCAAATGATTATGCGGTATTTGAGTTAAATCAATTAAAAAATTTTAAAGATCCACAAGTATTATTAGGCAAAAAAGCTCCTGATTGGATTTTAGAAAATGATAAAAAACAATCTGTTTCTTTATCTGAGTTAAATAGTAAGGTTGTATTACTTCAATTTACTAGTGTAACATGTGCTCCTTGTAAAAAATCAATTCCATATTTAGAAAAACTATCGAAAGATTACCCTAAAAATGATTTTGACTTGGTGGCAATTGAATGTTCAAGCGATAACTTAAGAGTTATTGATAATTATATTCACAAAAACAATTTCAATTATAAGTTTCTGATGTCATCAAAAGATATCATGAAGGATTATTCCGTTTCGATGTTTCCGGTTTTCTTTATTCTTGATGAAAATAAAACCGTAAAAAAAGTTATTAGAGGTTTTGGAGGAAAAATTACTGATCAAGAAATAAGAAACGAGATTGAAAATATGATATAA
- a CDS encoding SDR family oxidoreductase: MKNLKGKTAIITGGGTGVGRAIATTLVEEGVNVLLASRTKDHLIDTANQLNKIGKGKAITASLDVRDKENCIKVAQLAVKEFGSIDFLVNNAGLGVGSLVKDTTEADWDKVIDTNLKGTFFMMQSVLPTMIDQESGFILNIASQAAKRGYAQAGPYCASKFGVVGLGDALQEEVYEHGITVHSLCPALIQTPAPTSEEDRDYNVLQVEDLAETVAYLFKMPERVKIDDIGLYARPKSRTRV, encoded by the coding sequence ATGAAAAATTTAAAAGGAAAAACAGCAATCATCACAGGTGGTGGTACAGGGGTAGGTAGAGCTATTGCTACAACATTAGTTGAAGAAGGGGTAAACGTTTTGTTAGCTTCCAGAACTAAGGATCATTTGATAGATACAGCAAATCAACTGAATAAGATAGGTAAAGGAAAGGCTATTACTGCTTCTTTAGATGTTCGTGATAAAGAAAATTGTATTAAAGTTGCCCAATTAGCGGTAAAGGAATTTGGATCAATTGATTTTTTGGTAAATAATGCGGGCCTTGGTGTTGGTAGTCTAGTGAAAGATACTACCGAAGCAGATTGGGATAAAGTGATTGATACAAATTTAAAGGGAACTTTTTTCATGATGCAATCAGTTTTGCCGACAATGATTGATCAAGAATCTGGATTTATTTTGAATATTGCATCGCAGGCCGCTAAAAGAGGCTATGCACAAGCAGGTCCTTATTGTGCTTCAAAATTTGGTGTTGTTGGTTTAGGGGATGCTTTGCAAGAAGAAGTGTATGAGCATGGAATCACTGTTCATAGTTTATGTCCTGCATTAATTCAAACTCCAGCACCAACTTCAGAAGAAGATAGAGATTATAATGTTTTACAAGTTGAAGATTTGGCTGAAACAGTAGCTTATTTATTTAAAATGCCTGAAAGAGTAAAGATAGATGATATTGGTTTGTATGCTCGCCCAAAGAGCAGAACAAGAGTATAA
- a CDS encoding penicillin acylase family protein yields the protein MRSSIAGIICAFTFFCIVALDSKINNSPPFGRFLDPFHGFWQNEINDDKITSNIITTDLNNKAKVYYDSLLIPHIYAENEHDLYFLQGYITARHRLWQMEFQAMAAGGRLSEVFGKLTIDYDKKMRRLGLRYGAEKFIEETKKDKKIYGVIEAYTEGVNAYINQLNFKDYPVEYKFFNYKPEEWTPLKVGLIFKFIQYSLSGTDYDFENTNVLKQIGKKNFDLLFPDMLPHQEAIVPYDSAWAQWDVHHPKKPKNFKPLSGLRKTVGFKPDPDNGSNNWALSAEKTANGNPILCNDPHLNLSLPSIWFSNQLTTPLMNVMGMSIPGIPCIITGYNENIAWGVTSARRDDKDWYKILYSDHNHTSNYIVDGKYESFELNIEEIKVRESESIIDTIQQTIWGPIVYDHSFGAEKQRAGYALRWSAHDPSNELKSIYLMNKSQNYEQFNSALAYFSGPSLNFAFISKDNTIAMNIQGRYPNKWKEQGKFVMDGARSDMKWQGYIPQEHNIRIKNPKKGFVSSANEHPAGKDYPYYTYGQYYEFYRNRRIHQLLDSGNNFTIQDMTKMLNDNFSLFAKENLPFLLNHIDQLQFNPTEKEAFDSLRNWNYRYDKDAYSPIYFEEWVNALMEDVWDEFHNHPTKDYRMPTRETTFYLLQHDSSLYFFDELETSKIENITDIINQSFHEAVEHVEDWKRENDNEKLEWSKYKKTNIKHMGLLPGFHALEINNGGYKGIINATKEGHGPSYRMIVEMTANGPEVYQVVPGGQSGNAGSPYYDDQIEKFEKGEMYKINFYSKDQFIGNTPEGLYKSEILKK from the coding sequence ATGAGGTCATCTATTGCAGGTATTATCTGTGCATTTACTTTTTTCTGTATTGTTGCTTTAGACTCAAAAATCAACAACTCCCCCCCTTTTGGTAGATTTTTAGATCCATTTCATGGTTTTTGGCAAAATGAAATTAACGATGACAAAATCACTTCCAACATCATTACTACAGATCTAAATAATAAAGCAAAAGTATATTACGATTCATTGCTCATTCCTCATATTTATGCAGAAAATGAACATGATCTTTATTTTCTTCAGGGATATATCACTGCACGTCACAGACTTTGGCAGATGGAATTTCAAGCGATGGCTGCTGGGGGACGATTATCAGAAGTTTTTGGTAAGTTGACGATTGATTACGATAAAAAAATGCGTCGACTTGGTCTAAGATATGGTGCTGAAAAATTTATCGAAGAGACGAAGAAAGATAAGAAGATATATGGAGTGATAGAGGCATATACTGAGGGTGTAAATGCTTATATCAATCAATTAAATTTCAAAGATTATCCTGTTGAGTATAAATTCTTCAACTACAAACCTGAAGAATGGACCCCTTTAAAAGTAGGTTTGATTTTTAAGTTTATTCAGTATTCTTTAAGTGGTACTGATTATGATTTTGAAAACACCAACGTTCTCAAGCAAATAGGAAAAAAGAATTTTGATCTTTTATTTCCTGATATGCTACCTCACCAAGAAGCTATTGTCCCTTACGATAGTGCTTGGGCACAATGGGATGTACATCACCCTAAAAAGCCAAAAAACTTTAAACCTTTATCGGGTTTAAGAAAAACTGTTGGCTTTAAACCAGACCCTGATAATGGTAGTAATAACTGGGCGTTATCTGCTGAAAAGACGGCCAATGGCAACCCTATTTTATGTAATGACCCTCACTTAAATTTATCATTACCTTCTATTTGGTTTTCAAATCAATTAACCACTCCTTTAATGAACGTAATGGGTATGAGTATACCAGGAATACCGTGTATCATTACTGGTTATAATGAAAATATTGCTTGGGGCGTGACAAGTGCGAGAAGAGATGATAAAGATTGGTATAAGATATTATACAGTGATCATAACCACACTTCTAATTACATTGTAGATGGGAAATATGAATCTTTTGAATTAAATATTGAAGAAATTAAAGTAAGAGAGAGCGAATCAATTATAGATACTATTCAGCAAACTATTTGGGGACCTATAGTTTACGATCACTCATTTGGTGCTGAGAAACAAAGAGCTGGGTATGCATTAAGATGGTCAGCTCATGATCCTTCTAATGAGTTAAAGTCGATTTATTTGATGAACAAATCTCAAAATTATGAGCAGTTCAATTCAGCTTTAGCCTATTTTTCTGGTCCATCATTAAACTTCGCATTCATCTCAAAGGATAATACTATTGCTATGAATATTCAGGGCCGTTATCCAAATAAATGGAAAGAACAAGGAAAGTTTGTGATGGATGGAGCTAGATCAGATATGAAATGGCAAGGTTATATTCCTCAAGAGCATAATATTCGTATCAAAAATCCAAAGAAGGGATTTGTAAGTTCTGCCAACGAACATCCTGCAGGTAAAGATTATCCATATTATACATATGGTCAATATTATGAATTTTATAGAAATAGAAGGATACATCAATTACTTGATTCTGGGAATAATTTTACTATTCAAGACATGACTAAAATGTTAAACGACAATTTTAGTTTATTCGCCAAAGAGAACCTTCCTTTCCTATTAAATCATATAGATCAGCTTCAATTTAATCCTACTGAAAAAGAAGCGTTTGATTCATTAAGAAATTGGAATTACCGTTATGACAAAGATGCTTATTCTCCAATTTATTTTGAAGAATGGGTGAATGCACTGATGGAAGATGTATGGGATGAGTTTCATAATCACCCAACGAAAGATTACAGAATGCCGACTCGTGAGACTACATTCTACCTATTACAACATGATTCTTCTTTATATTTCTTTGATGAATTAGAAACTTCAAAAATTGAAAATATAACCGATATCATTAATCAATCTTTCCACGAAGCTGTTGAACATGTTGAGGATTGGAAAAGAGAAAATGATAATGAGAAATTAGAATGGTCGAAATATAAAAAAACCAATATTAAACACATGGGACTATTACCTGGTTTTCATGCATTGGAAATTAACAATGGAGGCTATAAAGGAATTATTAATGCTACAAAAGAAGGACATGGCCCTAGTTATCGAATGATAGTAGAGATGACGGCAAATGGCCCAGAAGTGTATCAAGTCGTGCCTGGCGGTCAATCTGGAAATGCTGGCAGCCCCTATTATGATGATCAAATTGAGAAATTTGAAAAAGGTGAAATGTATAAAATAAACTTTTATTCCAAAGATCAATTTATTGGCAATACACCTGAAGGTTTATACAAATCAGAAATTCTTAAAAAGTAA
- a CDS encoding HAD-IA family hydrolase, translated as MKNKLTIVFDFDGTIVQSQLLIEGIVKSLQHKYKLAEINTVEIDVRKLTAKELLKAIKIKKWKIPFFIYEVKKLMRVDINSLSIEPGLEEVIRQLHTLNFRLIIMSSNSKKNIKSYLQKHKLEHYFEDIITSSKLFKKEVPLKKIKKRYSNCVYIGDEVRDIVACKLANMNNIAVEWGFNDAQILKKENPNYLIKEPKELIPLLTSISVDKMD; from the coding sequence ATGAAAAACAAATTAACTATTGTTTTTGATTTTGATGGTACGATAGTCCAATCACAATTACTGATCGAAGGTATCGTAAAGTCATTACAACATAAATATAAACTAGCTGAAATCAATACTGTAGAAATTGATGTACGAAAATTAACAGCAAAAGAACTGCTCAAAGCGATAAAAATTAAGAAATGGAAAATTCCTTTTTTTATCTATGAAGTTAAGAAACTGATGAGAGTAGATATTAACTCTCTAAGCATTGAACCGGGTTTAGAGGAAGTCATAAGGCAATTACATACTCTGAACTTTCGATTAATTATCATGAGCTCTAATAGTAAGAAAAATATAAAATCTTATCTTCAAAAACATAAATTAGAACATTATTTTGAAGACATCATTACTTCATCAAAATTGTTTAAAAAGGAGGTTCCATTAAAAAAGATAAAAAAGAGATACTCCAATTGTGTCTACATTGGTGATGAAGTTAGAGACATCGTGGCTTGTAAATTAGCCAACATGAACAATATTGCTGTGGAATGGGGATTTAATGACGCTCAAATTCTAAAAAAAGAAAATCCCAATTACCTTATTAAGGAACCTAAAGAATTAATTCCACTTTTAACTTCTATTTCTGTTGATAAGATGGATTAG
- a CDS encoding FecCD family ABC transporter permease: MNISVGSSDISLSSLWEAVIHQTDENSGIYTIFTLIRLPKALVALLAGVGLSVSGLLMQALFRNPMAGPSVLGINSGASLGVAFVSLSVGLGIGSSSFLQNSGAWMTILASSAGAAMVLLVILIVAHNLKDNVALLIIGIMVGALTSSLVGIAQYFSSPDALQEYILWTFGSLGGIVYEQIIVLTLIIILGIIVSVTLCKSMNLMILGEQYAISMGLNIKRYRFLSILSASLLAGSITGFCGPIGFIGIAAPHLARVVAKTSDHFKLLPLSAFIGAIIMLGCDTISHISESGVVLPINSITSLIGAPIVILAMVKGRK; encoded by the coding sequence TTGAATATAAGTGTAGGGTCATCAGATATTTCCCTGAGCAGTCTTTGGGAAGCAGTAATTCATCAGACGGATGAGAATAGTGGAATATATACCATATTTACTTTGATACGCTTGCCAAAAGCATTGGTAGCACTTTTAGCAGGAGTAGGGTTATCTGTGAGTGGTTTGTTAATGCAAGCCCTTTTTAGAAACCCAATGGCAGGGCCTTCTGTATTAGGAATCAATTCTGGAGCATCATTAGGTGTTGCTTTTGTTTCTCTTTCTGTTGGATTAGGGATCGGGAGCTCTAGTTTTCTACAAAATTCTGGAGCATGGATGACAATTCTAGCATCCTCTGCAGGGGCAGCAATGGTTTTATTAGTCATTCTAATAGTTGCTCACAATCTAAAGGATAATGTTGCTTTGTTGATTATCGGTATTATGGTAGGGGCTTTAACATCGAGTTTAGTTGGTATTGCTCAATATTTCTCAAGTCCAGATGCACTTCAAGAATATATTTTATGGACTTTTGGTAGCTTAGGTGGAATCGTTTACGAACAAATTATTGTGCTCACCCTTATCATTATATTAGGGATTATAGTTAGTGTGACTTTATGTAAATCAATGAATTTGATGATTCTTGGAGAACAGTATGCCATTTCTATGGGGTTAAATATTAAGCGATATCGTTTTCTGTCAATATTATCAGCTAGTTTATTAGCAGGGTCGATTACTGGTTTTTGTGGACCAATCGGATTTATTGGTATTGCGGCACCACATTTAGCTAGAGTTGTAGCCAAAACTTCTGATCACTTTAAATTATTACCTTTGTCGGCATTTATTGGGGCAATAATTATGTTAGGGTGTGACACGATCTCTCATATAAGTGAATCAGGAGTTGTTTTGCCCATCAATTCCATTACCTCTTTAATAGGAGCACCAATTGTTATTTTAGCCATGGTTAAAGGAAGGAAATAG
- a CDS encoding ABC transporter ATP-binding protein, with protein sequence MKTIEIKNLITGYHQKNKEIYKVGNYPSLTLNKGDFVTLIGRNGIGKSTLLKTLSGDIPPIEGEVKINGTPIHQLDNITRSKLISFVLPNVQINGRLTVEEVVMLGRYPYINWWGKTSDDDKLSVIRALESVQAMHLKNRDITTLSDGEKQKVMIARALAQDTPIIFLDESTAHLDLPNRVEVFQLLKIIARKSQKTILLSTHEIEMSLQVADYIWLLQKGKCTFGTPDLLVSKNTIREVFNSNYVGFDKESGVFKFCSIEKQFSFGIELDVSVKDYLGHQDVDIRILWLIKKFISEGCDESKDADVQIKLLYSTDNELLEWNVTYKNKTLIYQDHDNLNLYNQINKDFFS encoded by the coding sequence ATGAAGACGATAGAAATTAAAAATTTAATTACTGGATATCATCAAAAAAATAAAGAGATTTATAAAGTTGGTAATTATCCTTCTCTTACCTTAAATAAAGGTGATTTTGTTACTTTAATTGGGCGAAATGGAATCGGTAAATCAACTTTATTAAAGACATTGTCGGGTGATATTCCACCTATTGAAGGAGAGGTGAAGATAAATGGAACACCTATTCATCAATTAGACAATATTACTCGTTCTAAGCTGATTAGTTTTGTTTTGCCAAATGTTCAGATCAATGGACGGTTAACAGTAGAAGAAGTCGTTATGTTGGGTCGCTATCCTTATATTAATTGGTGGGGCAAAACATCTGATGACGATAAATTATCGGTTATTCGTGCTTTGGAAAGTGTACAGGCAATGCATTTAAAGAATAGAGATATCACTACTTTAAGTGATGGCGAAAAGCAAAAAGTGATGATTGCAAGAGCTTTGGCTCAGGATACTCCAATTATCTTTCTTGATGAATCTACAGCACATCTTGATTTACCAAATCGTGTGGAAGTTTTCCAGTTATTAAAAATTATAGCAAGAAAAAGCCAAAAAACTATACTATTATCCACACATGAAATCGAAATGAGTTTACAAGTAGCAGACTACATTTGGTTGCTTCAAAAAGGTAAATGTACTTTCGGGACTCCAGACTTATTAGTATCGAAAAACACTATTAGAGAGGTGTTTAATTCCAATTATGTCGGTTTTGATAAGGAAAGTGGAGTATTTAAATTTTGTTCGATCGAAAAACAATTCTCTTTTGGCATAGAATTAGACGTATCAGTTAAAGATTATCTTGGACATCAAGATGTCGATATTAGAATTCTTTGGTTAATAAAGAAATTTATATCGGAAGGTTGTGATGAAAGTAAAGATGCAGATGTTCAGATAAAATTATTGTACTCTACTGATAATGAACTATTGGAATGGAATGTTACATACAAAAACAAGACTTTGATATATCAAGACCATGATAATTTGAATCTTTATAATCAAATTAATAAAGACTTTTTCTCTTGA